Proteins from one Telopea speciosissima isolate NSW1024214 ecotype Mountain lineage chromosome 1, Tspe_v1, whole genome shotgun sequence genomic window:
- the LOC122661995 gene encoding zinc finger protein BRUTUS-like: MATPLTTGLQHRDGGLALMTGPVNPVDPSSSKPCLKNSSQKSPILIFIFFHKAIRSLLDGLHRAAMAFATDQDGDIRPLFERYHFLRAIYKHHCNAEDEVIFPALDIRVKNVARTYSLEHKGESDLFDQLFELLSSKTKNDESFRRELACCTGALQTSVSQHMSKEEEQVFPLLIEKFSFEEQASIVWQFLCSIPVNMMAEFLPWLSFSISSDEHQDMLKCLCKIVPEEKLLQQVIFTWMEGKKISGIHKNCEDDSQLQCSVDSGVGMSIDQTEQGSCACGYSKIGKRKYLDSNSDVTDSTELHPINEILLWHSSIKKELNDIAEEARKIQRSGDFSDLSAFNERLQFIAEVCIFHSIAEDNVIFPAVDEELSFAQEHAEEASQFNKFRCLIESIQSAGATSTLAEFYTKLCAHADQIMDSIQKHFHNEEVQVIPLARKHFVPQKQRELMYQSLCVMPLKLLECVLPWLVGSLSEVEARSFLRNMYLAAPASEMALVTLFSGWACKGRPEDVCLSSSAIGCCPVKKFIEIEEDLSQLSCACASPCTSNDDHRPIKRGNISGSCENNIETVNTRKPSGSNQACCVPGLGVTNGNRGISSLAATKSMRTLSGNLSAPSLNSSLFVWETDNSSSDIAYTSRPIDNIFKFHKAIRKDLEYLDAESGKLNGCDEAFLRQFSGRFRLLWGLYRAHSNAEDEIVFPALESKENLHNVSHSYTLDHKQEEKLFEDISSVLSELSQLHESLNSSNISEDSTRRNSDSSADPGSEFMRKHNEFATKLQGMCKSIRVSLDQHVIREELELWPLFDTHFSVEEQEKIVGRIIGTTGAEVLQSMLPWVTSALSQEEQNKMMDTWKQAAKNTMFSEWLDEWWEGTPVASQQKAKSESSISQEGTDMQESLDPSDQMFRPGWGDIFRMNQSELEAEIRKVSRDSTLDPRRKAYLIQNLMTSRWIAAQQKLPQTRTGEGLNGEDVPGCSPSFRDPEKQVFGCEHYKRNCKLLAACCGKLFTCRFCHDKVSDHSMDRKVTSEMMCMSCLKIQAVGPICTTPSCNGLSMAKYYCNICKFFDDERTVYHCPFCNLCRVGKGLGIDFFHCMTCNCCLGMSLVDHKCWEKGLETNCPICCDFLFTSSATVRALPCGHFMHSACFKVYTCSHYTCPICSKSLGDMAVYFGMLDALLAAEELPEEYKDRCQDILCNDCGKKGMARFHWLYHKCGFCGSYNTRVIKSDSAISNCSTSN, translated from the exons ATGGCGACTCCGTTAACAACGGGTCTTCAACATAGAGATGGAGGTTTAGCTTTAATGACCGGACCTGTAAATCCAGtggatccttcttcttctaaaccttGCTTGAAGAATTCTTCTCAGAAATCTCCAATccttatctttattttcttccacAAAGCCATCCGTTCCTTGCTCGATGGGCTGCACCGAGCTGCTATGGCGTTTGCAACTGACCAGGACGGCGACATCCGACCACTGTTCGAGCGTTATCACTTTCTTCGCGCAATCTATAAGCATCACTGCAATGCCGAAGATGAG GTCATTTTTCCAGCTCTTGATATACGCGTGAAGAACGTAGCACGGACATACTCCCTTGAGCACAAGGGAGAAAGCGATCTTTTCGATCAGTTGTTCGAGCTGCTGAGTTCAAAGACAAAAAATGATGAAAGCTTTCGGAGAGAGTTAGCTTGTTGCACAGGAGCCCTTCAAACATCCGTTAGTCAGCACATGTCCAAGGAAGAGGAGCAg GTCTTTCCCTTGCTCATTGAGAAGTTCTCATTTGAAGAGCAGGCTTCTATAGTCTGGCAATTTTTGTGCAGCATTCCTGTGAATATGATGGCAGAATTCCTTCCTTggctttcattttctatttcatCTGATGAACATCAAGATATGCTGAAGTGCTTGTGCAAGATAGTCCCAGAAGAGAAGCTTCTTCAACAA GTTATATTTACATGGATGGAAGGAAAAAAGATATCTGGTATTCATAAAAACTGTGAAGATGATTCTCAGCTTCAGTGTTCTGTAGATTCTGGGGTGGGCATGTCAATTGATCAGACCGAGCAAGGATCCTGTGCATGTGGATATTCAAAGAttgggaaaagaaaatatttggaTTCAAACAGTGATGTTACTGATTCTACTGAGTTACATCCAATAAATGAAATATTGCTTTGGCATAGTTCTATAAAAAAAGAGTTGAATGATatagcagaggaggctaggaaGATACAACGTTCTGGAGATTTTTCTGATCTATCAGCTTTCAATGAGAGGCTACAATTTATTGCTGAAGTTTGCATCTTTCATAG TATTGCCGAGGACAATGTTATATTCCCTGCAGTGGATGAGGAACTCTCTTTTGCTCAGGAGCATGCTGAAGAAGCAAGTCAGTTTAATAAGTTTAGGTGCTTGATAGAAAGCATACAAAGTGCCGGTGCTACCTCAACTTTGGCTGAGTTCTACACGAAGCTGTGTGCACATGCTGATCAAATAATGGACTCCATACAGAAGCACTTTCACAATGAAGAAGTACAG GTCATTCCACTTGCACGAAAGCATTTTGTCCCCCAAAAGCAGAGAGAACTTATGTACCAGAGCCTATGTGTGATGCCCTTGAAATTGTTGGAGTGTGTCTTACCATGGCTTGTAGGATCACTAAGTGAAGTTGAAGCAAGATCTTTTCTTCGAAATATGTATTTGGCAG CACCGGCATCTGAGATGGCATTGGTAACACTTTTCTCTGGTTGGGCATGCAAGGGTCGTCCGGAGGATGTTTGTCTGTCTTCAAGTGCAATTGGTTGCTGTCCTGTAAAAAAGTTTATTGAAATCGAAGAAGACCTCAGTCAGCTGTCCTGTGCATGTGCCTCTCCATGTACCTCAAATGATGACCACAGGCCTATTAAACGTGGCAATATATCAGGATCATGCGAAAATAATATTGAAACTGTAAATACCCGTAAACCATCTGGTAGTAATCAGGCTTGTTGTGTCCCTGGTTTGGGAGTTACCAATGGCAACCGGGGAATAAGTTCACTTGCTGCCACGAAGTCTATGCGTACCTTGTCTGGCAATCTTTCTGCTCCATCTCTTAATTCCAGTCTTTTTGTTTGGGAAACAGATAATAGCTCTTCTGATATTGCTTACACATCACGACCAATTGATaacattttcaaatttcataAAGCTATTCGCAAGGATTTGGAATATTTAGATGCTGAATCTGGTAAGCTTAATGGTTGTGATGAGGCTTTTCTTCGGCAATTTAGTGGAAGATTTCGTTTATTATGGGGTCTTTACAGGGCCCATAGCAATGCTGAGGATGAGATAGTCTTCCCAGCATTGGAATCCAAGGAGAATCTACATAACGTGAGTCACTCGTATACTCTGGACCACAAACAGGAAGAAAAACTGTTTGAGGATATATCATCAGTTCTTTCTGAGCTTTCACAGCTGCATGAGTCCTTGAACAGTTCCAATATATCTGAGGATTCAACTAGAAGGAACTCTGATTCTTCTGCTGATCCTGGTTCTGAGTTTATGAGAAAACACAATGAATTTGCAACGAAGCTTCAAGGCATGTGTAAATCCATAAGAGTTTCACTGGACCAACATGTTATTAGGGAAGAACTTGAGCTATGGCCGTTGTTTGATACACACTTTTCTGTGGAGGAGCAGGAAAAAATTGTTGGCCGCATTATTGGAACTACAGGTGCAGAGGTTCTCCAGTCAATGTTACCATGGGTAACTTCAGCACTTAGTCAGGAAGAGCAGAATAAAATGATGGACACTTGGAAGCAGGCTGCAAAAAACACAATGTTTAGTGAGTGGCTTGATGAATGGTGGGAAGGAACTCCTGTGGCATCTCAGCAGAAAGCAAAATCAGAGAGTAGCATTTCTCAAGAAG GCACTGATATGCAAGAAAGCTTGGATCCGAGTGATCAGATGTTCAGGCCTGGATGGGGAGATATTTTTCGGATGAATCAAAGTGAGCTTGAGGCAGAGATACGAAAGGTCTCTCGAGACTCAACGCTTGATCCAAGGAGGAAAGCATATCTTATTCAAAATCTTATGACTAG TCGGTGGATTGCAGCTCAGCAGAAGTTACCTCAAACAAGAACAGGGGAAGGTTTGAATGGTGAAGATGTGCCTGGATGCTCTCCATCTTTTCGGGATCCAGAGAAACAGGTGTTTGGGTGTGAGCATTACAAAAGAAACTGCAAACTCCTCGCTGCTTGCTGTGGAAAGTTGTTTACATGCAGGTTCTGCCATGATAAAGTCAGTGATCACTCAATGGATAG GAAAGTAACATCGGAAATGATGTGTATGTCCTGCCTGAAGATTCAGGCAGTTGGACCAATTTGCACAACACCATCCTGCAATGGGCTTTCAATGGCAAAGTACTATTGCAATATATGCAAATTTTTTGATGATGAAAG GACAGTATACCATTGCCCCTTTTGCAATTTATGCCGCGTAGGGAAGGGACTTGGCATCGATTTTTTTCATTGCATGACGTGCAATTGTTGCTTGGGGATGTCTTTAGTGGACCACAAGTGTTGGGAGAAAGGTCTTGAAACAAATTGCCCCATCTGCtgtgattttttattcactTCAAGTGCTACAGTCAGAGCTCTTCCATGTGGGCACTTCATGCATTCAGCTTGCTTCAAG GTGTATACTTGCAGTCACTACACTTGTCCAATATGTAGCAAATCTTTGGGGGATATGGCG GTGTATTTTGGCATGCTTGATGCTTTGTTAGCTGCTGAGGAGCTTCCAGAAGAATACAAGGATCGCTGTCAG GATATTCTGTGCAACGATTGTGGTAAAAAGGGAATGGCACGCTTTCACTGGTTGTATCATAAATGTGGATTTTGTGGATCATACAACACCCGGGTAATCAAAAGTGATTCAGCAATTTCCAACTGCTCAACATCAAATTAG